The following are from one region of the Paenibacillus sp. JZ16 genome:
- a CDS encoding homocysteine synthase, whose protein sequence is MSEERQFSIETLAVHAGQELDPTTLSRAVPLYQTTSYGFKDSEHAANLFALKEFGNIYTRIMNPTTDVFEKRIAALEGGAGALATSSGQAAITFSILNIAGAGDEIVSSSSLYGGTYNLFSNTLAKLGIKVHFVDSTDPENFRKAINDKTKAVFAETIGNPQGNVLDVEAVAAIAHESGIPLIVDNTFPSPYLLRPIEFGADIVVHSATKFIGGHGTSIGGVIVDSGKFDWTANDKFPGLTQPDPSYHGVVYTEAVGPIAYIIKARVQLLRDIGASLSPFNSWLLLQGLETLHLRVERHSENALKVAQYLESHEAVEWVSYAGLPSHPSYELAKKYLPKGQGAILTFGIKGGAAAGQKVIENVKLFSHLANVGDSKSLIIHPASTTHQQLTEDEQLTAGVNPELLRLSIGTESIDDILYDLGQAIAASQE, encoded by the coding sequence ATGTCAGAAGAACGCCAATTTTCCATTGAAACCTTAGCGGTTCATGCCGGTCAGGAGCTTGATCCGACCACATTATCCCGCGCTGTCCCTCTGTATCAGACGACTTCCTACGGGTTCAAAGACAGCGAGCATGCGGCGAATCTGTTTGCGCTTAAAGAATTCGGCAACATTTACACGCGTATCATGAACCCGACCACGGATGTGTTTGAGAAGCGGATTGCAGCGCTCGAAGGCGGTGCCGGTGCACTGGCGACATCTTCCGGGCAGGCAGCCATCACCTTCTCCATTCTGAACATTGCAGGCGCAGGTGATGAAATTGTTTCTTCCTCGAGTTTGTATGGCGGTACTTATAATTTATTTTCCAATACGCTAGCGAAGCTGGGGATCAAGGTGCATTTCGTGGATTCCACGGATCCTGAGAATTTCCGTAAAGCGATCAATGACAAAACGAAGGCCGTGTTTGCCGAAACGATCGGCAATCCGCAGGGGAATGTGCTGGATGTGGAAGCCGTTGCGGCCATCGCGCACGAGAGCGGTATTCCGCTTATCGTCGACAATACGTTCCCTAGCCCGTATCTGCTGCGCCCGATTGAATTTGGAGCGGATATCGTCGTTCATTCCGCGACCAAATTCATCGGCGGCCACGGTACCTCCATCGGCGGGGTCATTGTCGATAGCGGTAAATTCGACTGGACGGCTAATGACAAGTTCCCAGGATTGACGCAGCCGGATCCAAGCTATCATGGCGTTGTATATACAGAGGCAGTAGGCCCGATCGCTTATATCATCAAAGCGCGCGTGCAGCTGCTGCGGGATATCGGCGCATCGCTGTCCCCGTTCAATTCCTGGCTGCTGCTGCAAGGACTGGAAACGCTGCATCTCCGGGTGGAGCGCCATAGCGAGAATGCGCTGAAGGTTGCCCAGTACTTGGAGAGTCATGAGGCGGTGGAATGGGTGAGCTATGCAGGGCTGCCGAGTCACCCTTCGTATGAGTTGGCGAAGAAGTACCTGCCGAAGGGACAAGGCGCTATCCTGACCTTCGGTATCAAAGGCGGGGCAGCGGCAGGTCAGAAGGTGATCGAGAATGTGAAGCTGTTCTCCCACTTGGCCAACGTCGGGGATTCCAAGTCGCTTATCATTCATCCGGCGAGCACGACGCATCAGCAGCTGACGGAAGACGAACAGCTTACGGCGGGCGTAAATCCGGAATTGCTGCGTCTGTCGATCGGGACCGAGTCTATCGATGATATCCTGTATGATCTGGGTCAAGCTATCGCGGCAAGTCAGGAGTAA
- a CDS encoding SDR family NAD(P)-dependent oxidoreductase: protein MGTVSNQGMEKVALVTGAGAGIGRGIAKVLAEKGYRLAMTYNSSKDGILDMAEDIRHIYGKTPLIIQSDLTVRSEAENTIRKTIEEFGRIDLLVNNAGIGLYDELTEIEEDALDMTVHLDFRAPMLLSKYAVREMIAQGIPGNIIFITSSRGERAYPKDSIYGGMKAALIRAAQSLALEWAPHGIRVNCVAPGATVHKPDQSAEDEPLGRKIPLGRLGTPSDIGEAIAWLCSDAASYITGINLRIDGGLILPGMPEDTSPEAGYGWGRVYKEDKE, encoded by the coding sequence ATGGGAACCGTAAGTAATCAAGGAATGGAGAAGGTGGCTTTGGTAACGGGTGCTGGCGCCGGAATCGGACGAGGGATTGCCAAGGTTCTGGCTGAAAAAGGATATCGGCTGGCGATGACCTACAATTCGAGTAAAGATGGAATATTGGACATGGCAGAGGATATTCGCCATATCTATGGCAAGACGCCTCTTATTATCCAAAGCGATCTGACCGTTCGCAGTGAAGCGGAGAATACGATACGAAAGACGATAGAGGAGTTTGGCCGGATCGATCTGTTGGTGAACAATGCGGGGATCGGCCTATATGACGAGCTCACGGAGATTGAAGAGGACGCGCTGGACATGACGGTTCATCTCGATTTTCGAGCGCCGATGCTGCTTAGCAAATATGCTGTTCGGGAGATGATCGCCCAGGGAATTCCGGGCAATATCATCTTCATCACGTCTTCGCGGGGGGAGAGAGCCTATCCCAAGGACAGCATTTATGGCGGTATGAAGGCAGCGCTTATACGTGCCGCCCAATCGCTGGCGCTCGAGTGGGCTCCGCATGGCATCCGCGTAAACTGCGTGGCACCGGGAGCAACCGTTCACAAGCCGGACCAATCGGCAGAGGACGAGCCGCTGGGCAGAAAAATCCCGCTGGGAAGGCTCGGCACGCCGTCGGACATCGGGGAAGCGATTGCTTGGCTCTGCTCGGATGCGGCATCCTATATTACCGGCATCAATCTCCGTATAGACGGAGGTTTAATCTTGCCGGGCATGCCGGAGGATACGTCCCCGGAAGCCGGATATGGATGGGGCAGAGTGTATAAGGAGGACAAGGAATAA
- a CDS encoding DUF3949 domain-containing protein, translated as MSSAMWIIASVLVAVFLIMIPVQYRYIAALKKDPRRQGVDQETYYNNMSFQEEQLHYNTQGWFWPSTMVASWIYNWRHKSGKTTK; from the coding sequence ATGAGTTCTGCGATGTGGATTATTGCGAGCGTTCTGGTCGCCGTATTCCTGATCATGATCCCTGTACAGTACCGGTATATTGCAGCGTTAAAGAAAGATCCCCGGAGGCAGGGGGTCGATCAGGAAACGTATTACAACAACATGTCGTTTCAAGAAGAACAACTCCATTACAATACGCAAGGATGGTTTTGGCCTTCCACCATGGTTGCTTCGTGGATTTATAATTGGAGGCATAAGAGCGGAAAAACGACCAAATAG
- a CDS encoding ATP-binding cassette domain-containing protein: MIRLEGLERQAGTYRLEIDKAEIQSGLNLIVGANGAGKTTLIELLTTLQAPDAGEILYSGRRAGDHLPLIRSQIGYVPADIELYGDMKVGKLLTYMAELKGVYNPEAIDRLMADFRLEPFRKSKVKNLSQGVQRRIAVVQALLASPSFLFLDEPLNGMDAEERKFLITYLTKYARGRMVIVAAHELNEWEEAADTVIWIHRGRIRYIGSPTQWKLNVASSVWEGEIDLEAFERIPQELLIHFQMTEHHMRVRLMGKKQPGPEFVEKAPTLEDTFFLHMNALARRG; the protein is encoded by the coding sequence ATGATTAGGCTGGAAGGACTGGAACGACAGGCGGGTACGTACCGGCTTGAAATCGACAAAGCGGAGATTCAATCCGGCCTCAACCTCATCGTCGGGGCGAACGGCGCCGGAAAAACCACCTTGATCGAGCTGCTGACCACGCTGCAGGCGCCCGATGCAGGCGAGATCCTGTACAGCGGGCGCAGGGCAGGGGATCATTTGCCGCTAATCCGCAGCCAAATCGGTTATGTCCCGGCGGATATCGAGCTGTATGGAGATATGAAGGTCGGCAAGCTGCTGACCTATATGGCAGAGTTAAAGGGCGTCTATAACCCGGAGGCCATTGACAGGCTGATGGCGGACTTTCGGTTGGAGCCTTTTCGCAAGAGCAAGGTCAAGAATTTGTCGCAAGGGGTGCAGCGGCGCATTGCCGTCGTACAGGCGCTGCTGGCTTCTCCTTCTTTTCTATTCCTCGATGAGCCGTTAAACGGCATGGACGCCGAGGAACGCAAATTCCTTATCACGTACCTGACCAAGTACGCCAGGGGCCGAATGGTGATCGTGGCCGCCCACGAGCTGAACGAATGGGAAGAGGCGGCGGATACCGTGATATGGATACACCGCGGTCGCATCCGGTATATCGGTTCACCGACCCAGTGGAAGCTGAATGTGGCGTCCAGCGTCTGGGAAGGCGAGATCGATCTGGAAGCCTTCGAGCGGATACCGCAGGAGCTGCTGATTCATTTTCAAATGACGGAACATCACATGAGAGTAAGGCTGATGGGGAAAAAGCAGCCGGGTCCCGAATTTGTGGAGAAGGCGCCTACGCTGGAGGATACCTTTTTCCTACATATGAACGCCTTAGCCAGACGCGGCTGA
- a CDS encoding RNA polymerase sigma factor has product MISDQQLSERMAAGDQEAFEMLVTRYHGPLLSYTTQRLADRQKAQDIVQETFIRLIRHLKQHGTLEHVRSWLYRVALNMCKDYWKSASYRSEGLAGEELPDAYDPAPGAEELVERQETSLEIAASLESLPDIQQEVISLRFFHDLKLQEIADLVDLPLSTVKTHLYNGLRKLKKTLSMEHSDLVPVHPSRRTRETSPQEQVRNRSKSEEPDSKSKVKESEVYLHGSSIR; this is encoded by the coding sequence ATGATTTCCGATCAGCAGCTGTCCGAACGCATGGCTGCCGGCGACCAGGAAGCTTTTGAGATGCTGGTGACGAGGTACCATGGTCCGCTGCTCAGTTATACGACCCAGAGGCTGGCCGACAGGCAAAAAGCCCAGGATATCGTTCAGGAAACGTTTATCCGGCTCATTCGGCATCTGAAGCAGCACGGCACGCTGGAACATGTTCGCTCCTGGCTTTATCGCGTCGCTCTGAATATGTGCAAGGATTATTGGAAAAGCGCATCCTACAGGTCTGAAGGTCTGGCGGGTGAGGAGCTGCCGGATGCATACGACCCTGCACCCGGCGCGGAAGAACTCGTGGAAAGGCAGGAAACCTCGCTCGAGATTGCAGCATCGCTGGAGAGCCTGCCCGATATACAACAGGAAGTCATATCTCTTCGATTCTTTCATGATCTGAAGCTGCAGGAAATCGCCGACCTGGTCGACCTCCCCTTAAGTACGGTGAAAACGCATTTATATAACGGCTTGAGAAAGCTGAAGAAAACATTGTCCATGGAGCATTCCGATTTGGTACCCGTTCACCCCTCCCGAAGGACGCGGGAGACGAGTCCCCAGGAACAGGTAAGGAACCGCTCCAAGTCGGAAGAGCCGGATTCGAAGAGCAAAGTAAAAGAAAGTGAGGTGTATCTCCATGGATCATCCATTCGATAA
- a CDS encoding ABC transporter permease, whose product MHKWWRHSLLELRLLFGNPLFASLPIIYAILFIIMMLQAASGNGPNHNLYTAAYSFHMLGHTMTLGPAMLIGILSIRRDVRRRSFEWNHSLPVSFFTLLSSKYVVSLLYFSLFTLSTSVIFYILSVSQGIAGHIAMMHTMQFAVQYEVSYMVTLALAMLLGASIPNRIVYLIGFCAWMFGTFFMEIYIISELRWMPAQVFHLNQFFLQSNRFEYENWGYDLFGEDLMSSRWFVLAFTFLLLTVCLFLLNRKRPTMLLKAGWLAVLGAVVLTAAAAVPYGTLWAERYAQIDAKLEDPTVSYIDDPEAGSFYHVSSYDIKLKRLPNDELRVMAKLTIPASELSGMRQLPLTLNRMFKLERVQLQGLDAPYRRQGDRLSVRMVGDAKGGDIQAELEYRGKVMDFMAGYSREEFSVYSVGPEVKLDGFIAWYPLPGYQHVYLKSDNEDRPPKYVYLGWEFGRMRYSFGEMKLEVEGYPVPLYTGMQELERRPGYQRFEDRGIEQNISLYGGRFWKEIRRNDLPITVVTTPYMEKASVMMLRDMQKKYDYFSKWVPAFNSNVDKILYLGQGFDYPRVDHRLILSSNQYTYNYSNLSGEWMNSILFGNQDGLNYYFEHPERDVRGKISSLFWYVYYVEEKGLSDKQLRSAYGNLRSVQQLLFKNGDGDDPQNKIGISMAQQVRRALEEGRGDQVKELLVHFYQQGLMLPSTERNSYLNPESPITYKEWQQKWDAMLNVK is encoded by the coding sequence ATGCATAAATGGTGGAGGCACAGTCTTCTTGAGCTTCGGCTTTTGTTCGGCAATCCTTTGTTTGCCTCGCTTCCGATCATCTATGCGATTCTGTTCATCATTATGATGCTGCAGGCGGCGAGCGGCAACGGGCCGAACCATAATCTGTACACGGCGGCTTATTCCTTCCACATGCTGGGTCATACGATGACCCTGGGTCCGGCTATGTTAATTGGCATCTTGTCCATTCGCCGGGATGTCCGCCGTCGATCCTTTGAATGGAATCACAGCTTGCCGGTATCTTTCTTTACCTTGTTGTCGTCGAAATATGTGGTCAGCTTGTTGTACTTTTCCCTGTTCACATTGTCGACGTCGGTTATATTCTATATCCTGTCGGTTAGCCAAGGAATCGCCGGTCATATTGCGATGATGCATACCATGCAATTTGCTGTCCAGTATGAGGTTTCCTACATGGTGACACTCGCGCTCGCCATGCTTCTCGGGGCAAGCATTCCGAATCGGATCGTTTATTTGATTGGTTTCTGTGCATGGATGTTCGGAACGTTTTTCATGGAAATTTATATTATCAGCGAATTAAGATGGATGCCGGCCCAAGTGTTTCACCTCAATCAATTCTTCCTTCAATCCAATCGGTTTGAATATGAGAATTGGGGGTACGACCTGTTTGGCGAAGATTTAATGAGTTCCCGGTGGTTCGTGCTTGCCTTCACGTTCCTGCTGCTAACGGTGTGTTTGTTCTTGTTAAACCGCAAACGCCCCACGATGCTGCTGAAAGCGGGATGGCTCGCGGTGCTCGGGGCTGTCGTATTGACGGCAGCTGCAGCGGTACCTTACGGCACGCTATGGGCGGAACGATATGCCCAAATTGATGCGAAGCTTGAAGACCCTACGGTTTCTTATATCGATGATCCTGAAGCTGGATCCTTTTATCATGTTTCTTCTTATGATATCAAACTGAAGCGGCTGCCAAACGATGAACTTCGCGTGATGGCAAAGCTAACGATACCCGCCTCCGAATTATCGGGCATGAGGCAGCTTCCGTTAACCCTGAACCGGATGTTCAAGCTTGAGCGTGTCCAACTTCAAGGTCTTGACGCTCCTTATCGCAGACAGGGAGATCGGCTATCGGTAAGGATGGTCGGCGATGCCAAGGGAGGAGACATTCAAGCCGAGCTGGAATATAGGGGCAAAGTCATGGACTTTATGGCCGGGTACTCCCGTGAGGAATTTTCGGTTTACAGTGTGGGACCCGAAGTTAAACTGGATGGATTTATCGCGTGGTATCCGCTTCCCGGTTATCAGCATGTATATTTAAAGAGTGATAACGAAGACCGTCCTCCGAAATATGTTTATTTGGGCTGGGAATTCGGCCGGATGCGTTATTCTTTCGGTGAGATGAAGCTGGAGGTGGAAGGTTATCCGGTTCCCTTGTATACGGGGATGCAGGAGCTGGAACGGAGGCCCGGCTACCAGCGGTTTGAGGATAGGGGGATCGAGCAGAACATCTCCCTGTACGGAGGTCGTTTCTGGAAGGAAATCCGCCGGAACGATCTCCCGATTACCGTCGTGACAACGCCATATATGGAGAAGGCATCCGTGATGATGCTGCGGGATATGCAAAAAAAATATGACTATTTCTCCAAGTGGGTACCCGCGTTCAACAGCAACGTCGACAAGATCTTATATTTAGGTCAAGGTTTTGATTATCCCCGGGTGGACCATCGTCTGATTTTGTCCTCGAACCAGTACACATATAACTACTCAAACTTGTCGGGCGAATGGATGAACTCGATTCTGTTTGGCAACCAGGATGGGCTTAATTATTATTTTGAACATCCGGAACGAGATGTGCGCGGGAAGATCAGCAGTCTTTTCTGGTATGTGTATTATGTGGAAGAGAAAGGGCTTAGCGATAAACAGCTGAGATCCGCTTACGGAAATCTCCGGTCGGTACAGCAACTGTTATTCAAGAATGGGGACGGCGATGATCCTCAAAACAAAATAGGGATAAGTATGGCTCAGCAAGTCAGAAGGGCGTTGGAAGAAGGCAGAGGGGATCAGGTCAAAGAACTGCTGGTTCATTTTTACCAGCAAGGGCTGATGCTCCCGAGCACCGAACGGAATTCGTACTTAAATCCGGAGAGCCCGATTACGTACAAAGAGTGGCAGCAGAAATGGGATGCCATGTTGAATGTCAAATAA
- a CDS encoding ABC transporter ATP-binding protein translates to MITIEHLSKTYRKGAWALLDVSLQLDKGMTGLLGPNGAGKTTLMRILATLLTPTSGQVRVNGISIGRPEEIRQMIGYLPQHFHIYPQLTGRDYLDYVAAMKGITERSARQKEISRLLEMVNLQGKADKKVRTYSGGMKQRLGIAQALLGSPDILIVDEPTSGLDPQERVRFRNVLTRFSIDRTVLLSTHIVADIESNCRRIAVMNKGRLAMNGSLTELQACGKGQVWEAVMSPDEFALIDPMSVVSTRTVPEGVLCRFIGQAPPVAGAFPADPTLEDGYLSLLRRDRHA, encoded by the coding sequence ATGATTACCATTGAGCATCTATCAAAAACCTATCGCAAGGGCGCTTGGGCGCTCTTGGATGTTTCTCTACAATTGGATAAAGGTATGACGGGTCTGCTAGGCCCCAACGGCGCCGGCAAAACCACGCTGATGCGCATTCTGGCAACCTTATTGACGCCGACCTCCGGGCAGGTAAGAGTGAACGGGATATCGATTGGACGGCCGGAGGAGATCCGGCAGATGATCGGGTATTTACCCCAGCATTTTCACATTTATCCGCAGCTGACCGGCCGAGATTATCTGGATTATGTGGCCGCTATGAAAGGGATCACGGAACGGAGTGCCAGGCAGAAGGAAATCTCCAGGCTGCTCGAGATGGTGAATCTCCAGGGAAAGGCTGATAAAAAAGTTCGCACTTATTCCGGGGGAATGAAGCAGCGGTTGGGTATTGCCCAAGCATTATTGGGATCGCCTGATATCTTGATCGTTGACGAACCGACATCCGGGCTGGATCCCCAGGAGCGTGTCAGGTTCCGGAATGTGTTAACCCGCTTTAGCATCGACCGGACAGTCCTGTTATCCACCCATATCGTCGCCGATATCGAGAGCAACTGTCGTCGTATCGCAGTCATGAACAAGGGGAGGTTGGCCATGAATGGCAGCCTGACTGAACTGCAGGCTTGCGGGAAGGGACAAGTATGGGAAGCGGTGATGAGTCCGGATGAATTTGCCTTGATTGATCCCATGTCCGTCGTGTCTACCCGAACCGTCCCGGAAGGCGTTCTCTGCCGGTTTATCGGCCAAGCGCCTCCGGTTGCAGGGGCGTTTCCCGCGGATCCGACTCTGGAGGATGGGTATCTGAGCCTGCTGCGGAGGGATCGCCATGCATAA
- a CDS encoding aldo/keto reductase — MRTNQLGSSELYVSEIGLGCMSLGTDEGQAVKLIHEALDRGVNFLDTADLYDEGRNEELVGQAVQGRREDVIIATKVGNRRVPGQEGWVWDPSKEYIKSAVKDSLRRLGTDYIDLYQLHGGTLDDPIDETIEAFEELKREGWIRYYGISSIRPNVIREYVAKSNIVSVMSQYSILDRRPEEAVLDLLAENGISVIARGPVARGILTDRGQAKAEKGYLDYSKNELLAVLKELEEVGGDTDLSHLAIRYALAHAAVACTIPGASSLEQLRHNLAAGKREELSPQDIQSIQAISRANQYEAHR, encoded by the coding sequence ATGAGAACCAATCAGCTGGGATCTTCGGAATTGTATGTAAGCGAAATAGGGCTGGGCTGTATGTCACTGGGTACGGATGAGGGACAAGCCGTGAAGCTTATCCATGAAGCGCTGGACCGGGGCGTGAATTTTCTGGACACAGCGGATCTGTACGACGAAGGCCGTAACGAGGAACTGGTAGGCCAAGCGGTTCAAGGCCGGCGCGAGGATGTGATCATCGCTACCAAAGTCGGCAACCGTCGTGTACCGGGACAGGAAGGCTGGGTATGGGATCCTTCCAAGGAATACATCAAATCCGCCGTTAAGGACAGCCTCCGCAGATTGGGTACGGATTATATCGATCTGTATCAGCTTCATGGGGGGACGTTAGATGATCCTATTGACGAGACGATTGAAGCTTTTGAAGAGCTGAAGCGGGAAGGGTGGATTCGATACTATGGCATTTCGTCCATCCGGCCGAACGTCATCCGCGAGTATGTTGCGAAATCCAATATCGTCAGCGTCATGAGCCAGTACAGCATTCTGGACCGGCGACCGGAGGAAGCGGTGCTCGACCTGCTTGCTGAGAACGGAATATCCGTCATTGCACGGGGACCCGTTGCCCGCGGCATCTTAACGGACCGTGGACAAGCCAAAGCCGAGAAGGGCTATCTGGATTACAGCAAAAATGAGCTGCTCGCTGTACTCAAGGAGCTTGAAGAGGTTGGCGGTGACACGGATCTTTCCCATCTGGCTATTCGTTATGCTTTGGCCCATGCCGCAGTTGCCTGCACCATCCCTGGTGCAAGCTCGCTTGAACAGCTGCGGCATAACTTGGCGGCGGGAAAAAGAGAAGAGTTATCGCCGCAGGACATCCAATCGATCCAGGCGATCAGTCGTGCCAACCAATATGAGGCGCATCGGTAA
- a CDS encoding sulfite exporter TauE/SafE family protein, which translates to MIVQLVVMIFIGIIGSFFSGLLGIGGAIINFPLLLYVPSWFGLEAFTSKEVASISMLQVFFASLSGMITNRMSSRGGESYFHKPLVIQMGISTLVGSLIGSLSSMLMTSGTINVIYGFLAVIAVLLMIVPTRATMENRSVSEVTYHSGIAMGAAFIVGGIAGIVGAGGAFILIPIMLTILKIPTRITIASSLAIVFLSAVGGVVGKIASGDIPIWPSLFAVAGSLMGAPFGAIISRKMNVRLLRYALALLIAVTAVKIWIDILG; encoded by the coding sequence TTGATAGTGCAGCTTGTAGTCATGATCTTTATAGGTATCATCGGTTCTTTTTTCTCAGGACTGCTGGGAATTGGCGGAGCGATCATTAACTTTCCCTTGCTGCTTTACGTTCCTTCCTGGTTTGGACTGGAGGCTTTTACCTCCAAGGAAGTGGCGTCCATCAGCATGCTGCAGGTATTTTTCGCCTCATTGTCAGGCATGATCACCAACCGGATGAGTTCGCGCGGCGGTGAGTCGTACTTTCACAAGCCATTGGTCATTCAGATGGGGATCAGTACCTTGGTTGGCAGTCTGATCGGGAGTCTGTCCTCGATGCTGATGACCAGCGGTACGATTAACGTGATCTACGGTTTTCTGGCGGTTATCGCCGTGTTATTGATGATTGTGCCGACCCGGGCAACCATGGAAAACAGGTCGGTTAGCGAGGTGACTTATCACTCGGGGATTGCAATGGGAGCCGCCTTTATCGTTGGCGGTATTGCGGGGATTGTCGGCGCTGGAGGCGCCTTTATCCTGATCCCCATCATGCTGACGATCCTTAAGATACCGACGCGGATCACCATCGCATCATCACTCGCGATCGTCTTTCTGTCCGCGGTCGGGGGCGTTGTCGGCAAAATCGCCTCTGGCGACATTCCGATCTGGCCGTCCTTGTTCGCGGTTGCCGGAAGCTTGATGGGTGCCCCCTTCGGCGCCATCATCAGTCGCAAGATGAATGTCCGACTGCTGCGATACGCCTTGGCACTTCTCATTGCGGTTACGGCCGTGAAGATCTGGATCGATATTTTAGGGTAA